A region from the Hylaeus volcanicus isolate JK05 chromosome 6, UHH_iyHylVolc1.0_haploid, whole genome shotgun sequence genome encodes:
- the LOC128878588 gene encoding probable cytochrome P450 6a14: protein MISTMELICGIAAVLLAMYYYFSAKFNYWKDRGVPGPKPMVPFGNFMAHTLGQMSLVEYAMRLYQKYKEEPMVGIFVRRTPTLVINDAELVKDVLIKDFPMFANRGFLENKVADPLDQHLFVMDASSWRPLRTQLSPVFTSGKLKGTFSLILDCARQLEEYLDYLVAKREPVDVRDLAAKFATDVIGSCAFGIDMNSLSDAESEFRKMGKEVFAKDLTAVLRFRVKECIPKLFDLLGYVLPYNELTKFFIKITSDTLEYREKNNIVRPDFMNTLLELRRHPEKVSDIELTEMVLAAQAFAFFGAGFETSSGTISHALYELALNQDIQEKLRQEINEYHTKYNGDWKYETLKEMVYLDKIFHETLRKYPVFAFLIREATGDYTFRGTKVSITKGTKVWIPIYAFHWDPSIYPEPEKFIPERFDEDVKRTRHAMHYLPFGDGPRNCIGARFAIFQSKVGIISIIRNYKVDVCEKTPIPYEYHPLAFVLAPKNDLYLKLTKVEK, encoded by the exons ATGATCAGCACCATGGAGCTGATCTGCGGTATCGCAGCAGTGCTTCTTGCGATGTACTATTATTTTTccgcgaaattcaattactGGAAAGATCGTGGGGTACCAGGACCGAAACCTATGGTACCATTCGGAAATTTCATGGCTCATACGCTGGGACAAATGTCATTAGTGGAGTACGCTATGAGACTCTACCAGAAGTACAAAGAGGAGCCTATGGTTGGCATATTTGTTAGACGGACACCTACTCTTGTCATTAACGACGCGGAGCTTGTCAAAGACGTTCTCATCAAGGACTTTCCTATGTTCGCGAATCGAGGATTCTTGGAAAATAAAGTG GCGGATCCGTTGGACCAACATCTCTTCGTCATGGATGCTTCATCATGGCGACCGCTGAGGACCCAACTTTCGCCGGTGTTTACCTCTGGCAAACTTAAGGGAACCTTTTCCCTCATTCTCGACTGTGCTAGACAGCTGGAGGAATATCTGGACTACCTAGTAGCAAAACGAGAACCCGTCGATGTCCGAGATCTGGCTGCGAAATTCGCCACCGACGTGATCGGCAGCTGCGCGTTCGGGATCGACATGAACTCTCTATCAGACGCTGAAAGCGAATTTCGTAAAATGGGCAAAGAAGTCTTCGCCAAAGATTTAACGGCGGTGCTGAGATTCCGAGTCAAAGAATGCATACCAAAGCTGTTCGATTTACTTGGTTACGTATTGCCGTACAACGAATTAACGAAGTTTTTTATTAAGATTACCAGTGACACACTGGAATACAGGGAGAAGAATAACATCGTTAGGCCCGATTTTATGAATACACTTCTGGAACTCAGAAGGCATCCAGAAAAAGTTTCCGATATTG AATTAACGGAAATGGTACTTGCTGCCCAAGCGTTTGCCTTCTTTGGGGCTGGGTTTGAAACCTCCTCTGGCACCATTAGCCACGCTTTATACGAATTGGCACTCAATCAGGATATACAGGAGAAGTTGCGACaagaaattaacgaatatCATACGAAATACAATGGAGATTGGAAATACGAGACCCTGAAGGAAATGGTATACTTAGACAAGATTTTCCACG aaACGTTGAGGAAGTATCCAGTTTTCGCCTTTTTAATTAGAGAAGCAACGGGTGACTATACATTCCGAGGAACGAAAGTATCCATTACGAAGGGCACGAAAGTATGGATACCCATATACGCTTTTCATTGGGATCCAAGCATTTATCCTGAGCCAGAGAAGTTCATTCCTGAAAGGTTCGACGAGGACGTGAAAAGGACGAGGCACGCGATGCATTACTTACCCTTTGGCGATGGTCCACGAAATTGCATCG GTGCACGTTTTGCAATCTTTCAATCAAAAGTTGgaattattagtattatcCGTAATTACAAGGTCGACGTTTGCGAGAAGACACCGATCCCTTACGAATATCATCCACTCGCGTTTGTATTGGCTCCTAAAAATGATTTGTACTTAAAGCTGACCAAGGTCGAAAAGTAG